The following are encoded in a window of Nibricoccus aquaticus genomic DNA:
- a CDS encoding caspase family protein — MITSRAVFLFAIIASCAWAQPVPAPEPESIRVPDGVPTLSTSHTLSIDRVLLSPDGKRVFTHDGGNVYAWDFETRKKLRPLSAAASSRKGTSLAEFHLITDQKRLVFGSDSVNYETLEPFKTWPELTPQASAWDAKRKKRFWARGSREEIMFGELAESKQAARASRAHVIIKSPHIAQNHAVCHRLLVLDDGRLLASTNYGVFYIDPDTWTITSPGSEPERRVRPLMYMDETRDVKTATFTRETQSGGYVEGPQGTLILAESSLATKRTKLSLVSAKDMSPLRTAEIDGFLTYLGTDTFDPANKQLWFKSGQNLIALDFDTLAPRDSISAKKLLLKEPHAAIGDAVPVPGSSHWLIAVGKTLWLYDVATETPLGQFGDAVPAFTRLATHPTNFEFLATDDQGLAKRVRFLPNGIEVTSAKGNFSSFAYDPTDGETIAHGNSASPIIHFSDRPKWPVEDFRLPQKAASDTRGASANLIYSQDGTRIVAHSAYGVTAYNLTDGKRILNQPGSQKWLPTGRQITAISPDNKWIVVYDGDKKLIGYDSERGEKAWEQSVAQFPVLIYFAGPKTVCALVDGQLEYRSAETGVIKLSTPLNGSSFAHATAVSPDRKLIACAGSSLFVYDPATESVVFETKTSGHIRAVAFFANARYLVTAGADNLLRLWDIQEKQELCSIALFDDTNDWVVTTKNLRFDGSEKAIDTMYVVKGTDIIPLESLFEKLYTPKLLASLLRGEKLEAPAVDLKKIAAPPLVRLESADGARNLIVEDDTNENTRTQDSLKLRALADARQSTVAEIRLFQNGKLLATTIGRGAQFTENFEVKIVPGENIFRAVAINADRTESRPAEITFTYRPKVSAPIAGASSPQPTGLQLHLLIVGVNTYKNPKYNLNYAVADATAVKEKIEAQTKTIFTGVNVKFILNDQAQKSSITDAFRELSAKAGPRDVFVFYYAGHGVMTSDAKPEFFLVPHDVLQLYGADDALRQKGLSSAELLDLSKLMPAQKQLFILDACQSAGALTTVAMRGAAEEKAIAQLARSSGTHWLTASGSEQFATEFATLGHGAFTYALLEGLSGRADTGDGRITVNELKAFLESEVPEITQKHKGTPQFPSSYGFGQDFPVVIKSH, encoded by the coding sequence ATGATCACGAGTCGCGCAGTTTTCCTCTTCGCCATCATCGCCTCCTGCGCATGGGCGCAACCCGTCCCAGCACCCGAACCAGAATCCATCCGCGTGCCCGACGGAGTGCCGACGCTCTCCACCTCGCACACGCTCTCAATCGACCGCGTGCTGCTCTCGCCCGACGGCAAACGCGTCTTCACTCACGACGGCGGCAACGTTTACGCCTGGGATTTCGAGACCAGAAAAAAACTCCGCCCACTCTCCGCAGCCGCTTCCTCCAGAAAGGGAACATCACTCGCCGAGTTCCACCTCATCACCGACCAGAAGCGCCTGGTCTTCGGCAGCGACTCGGTGAACTATGAAACACTGGAGCCTTTCAAAACCTGGCCCGAACTCACACCTCAAGCATCCGCGTGGGATGCGAAACGCAAAAAACGTTTCTGGGCCCGCGGCTCCCGTGAAGAAATCATGTTCGGCGAACTGGCCGAAAGTAAACAAGCCGCCCGAGCATCACGCGCGCACGTGATCATCAAGTCGCCGCACATCGCCCAAAATCACGCCGTGTGTCACCGCTTGCTCGTGCTCGACGACGGACGGCTCCTCGCGTCCACCAACTACGGCGTCTTCTACATCGATCCCGATACCTGGACGATCACTTCTCCCGGCAGCGAACCCGAACGCCGCGTCCGTCCGCTCATGTACATGGACGAAACCCGCGACGTGAAAACCGCCACCTTCACCCGCGAGACTCAATCCGGCGGATACGTCGAAGGCCCGCAAGGTACACTGATTCTCGCAGAGTCATCCCTCGCCACAAAGCGCACGAAGCTCTCCCTCGTTTCCGCGAAAGACATGTCGCCTCTCCGCACCGCCGAAATCGACGGCTTCCTGACCTACCTCGGCACCGACACCTTCGATCCCGCTAACAAGCAGCTCTGGTTCAAAAGCGGCCAGAACCTGATCGCCCTCGATTTCGATACGCTCGCGCCCCGCGATTCCATCTCTGCGAAAAAGCTCCTGTTGAAAGAGCCACACGCCGCCATCGGCGACGCAGTGCCCGTGCCCGGCAGCTCACACTGGCTCATCGCCGTCGGCAAAACCCTCTGGCTTTACGACGTCGCGACCGAAACCCCGCTCGGCCAATTCGGCGACGCCGTCCCCGCCTTCACTCGTCTGGCAACTCACCCCACGAATTTCGAGTTCCTCGCCACCGACGATCAAGGTCTGGCCAAACGCGTGCGCTTCCTCCCCAACGGCATCGAAGTCACCTCGGCCAAAGGCAATTTCTCGTCCTTCGCCTACGATCCCACCGATGGCGAAACCATCGCCCACGGAAATTCCGCCAGTCCCATCATTCATTTCAGCGACCGCCCTAAATGGCCCGTGGAAGATTTTCGCCTCCCGCAGAAAGCCGCGTCCGACACCCGCGGAGCTTCGGCGAATTTGATCTACTCGCAGGATGGCACACGCATTGTCGCCCACAGCGCTTACGGCGTGACCGCCTACAACCTCACAGACGGAAAACGGATTCTCAACCAGCCCGGCTCGCAAAAATGGCTGCCCACCGGACGCCAGATCACCGCCATTTCTCCCGACAACAAATGGATCGTCGTTTACGACGGTGACAAAAAGCTCATCGGCTACGACAGCGAGCGTGGCGAAAAAGCCTGGGAGCAGAGCGTCGCCCAATTTCCCGTCCTGATCTATTTCGCCGGTCCCAAAACCGTCTGCGCCCTGGTCGACGGCCAGCTCGAATACCGCTCCGCCGAGACCGGCGTGATCAAACTCTCCACTCCTTTGAACGGCTCCTCGTTCGCCCACGCCACCGCTGTTTCCCCTGACCGAAAACTCATCGCCTGCGCGGGCTCCAGCCTCTTCGTTTACGATCCCGCGACAGAGTCTGTCGTCTTCGAAACCAAAACCTCCGGCCACATCCGCGCCGTCGCGTTCTTCGCCAACGCGCGCTATCTCGTCACAGCTGGCGCCGACAATCTGCTCCGGCTCTGGGATATTCAGGAGAAACAGGAACTCTGCTCGATCGCCCTCTTCGACGATACCAACGACTGGGTCGTCACCACGAAGAACCTCCGCTTCGACGGCTCCGAAAAAGCCATCGACACGATGTACGTCGTGAAGGGCACCGACATCATCCCGCTCGAATCGCTCTTCGAAAAACTCTACACGCCCAAACTCCTCGCCTCGCTCTTGCGAGGCGAAAAACTCGAAGCGCCGGCCGTCGATTTGAAGAAGATCGCCGCGCCGCCGCTCGTCCGTCTCGAATCAGCCGACGGCGCGCGCAATCTGATCGTCGAAGACGACACGAACGAAAACACGCGCACTCAGGACTCGCTCAAGCTCCGCGCGCTCGCCGACGCCCGCCAGTCCACCGTCGCCGAGATCCGTCTCTTCCAAAACGGCAAACTCCTTGCCACCACCATTGGTCGCGGCGCCCAGTTCACCGAGAACTTTGAGGTCAAAATCGTCCCTGGCGAAAACATCTTCCGCGCCGTAGCCATTAACGCCGACCGCACCGAGTCCCGCCCAGCCGAAATCACCTTCACCTATCGTCCGAAAGTCTCCGCCCCCATCGCCGGTGCCTCCTCTCCGCAACCGACCGGACTTCAGCTTCACCTGCTCATCGTCGGCGTGAACACGTACAAGAATCCCAAGTACAACCTCAACTACGCCGTCGCCGACGCCACCGCCGTCAAAGAAAAGATCGAGGCGCAGACCAAGACCATCTTCACCGGCGTAAACGTGAAATTCATCCTCAACGATCAGGCGCAAAAATCTTCCATCACCGACGCCTTCCGCGAACTTTCCGCCAAGGCCGGCCCGCGCGACGTCTTCGTCTTCTACTACGCCGGCCACGGCGTGATGACCTCCGACGCCAAACCCGAGTTCTTCCTCGTACCGCACGACGTGCTTCAGCTCTACGGCGCTGACGACGCACTCCGTCAAAAAGGTCTCTCCAGCGCCGAACTTCTCGACCTCTCGAAGCTGATGCCCGCGCAGAAACAGCTCTTCATCCTCGACGCCTGCCAATCGGCCGGCGCATTGACGACCGTCGCCATGCGTGGCGCTGCCGAGGAAAAAGCCATCGCTCAACTCGCCCGCTCCTCAGGCACACACTGGCTCACTGCCTCCGGCTCCGAGCAATTCGCCACCGAGTTCGCCACGCTCGGCCACGGCGCCTTCACATACGCTTTGCTCGAAGGCTTGAGTGGTCGTGCCGACACCGGCGACGGCCGCATCACCGTCAACGAACTCAAAGCCTTCCTCGAATCCGAGGTTCCCGAGATCACTCAAAAGCATAAAGGCACACCGCAGTTCCCCTCCAGCTACGGCTTCGGCCAGGACTTCCCCGTCGTCATTAAGTCCCACTAA
- a CDS encoding caspase family protein, translating into MLRSLRLCALFFTLLPCLLSADEADIPRLVLPTPHGESVYHMTTMPDGRFAISGTQSGQLKLWDVSTGTELKTITLGLASEKRLLAILVRNAAQIYAVTSDRVVIFEIPTLKILNTIESRREILHAEVSPDGESLWLGSSSDQKNILQVLRRGRFPIREVMERARPSDSTRGWGFPEVSPDGRYAIITDSHKHPTVIVRTEDAQVVHTLPRGTAIPNVADSGRAGAGWTADSRLVISRGMGPDGKQNLIEIINPDSLQVEWSTELKTESPWQGFALQDHGRPGDPLIFKSIERFFFLDGTTIDGPYASSGFTVSQLATVDSRFVVCSTTQLDPQTNASTTQLRKFDRARGSYSSPWSPPVHQTTLFAASSRADTMFVTGHGGGRLLQLDRGGLRITYVPIRKIYDALFAPDGQSVIFNGGEHDDRTSGIISLNRPDQPRLSKMPFESVSRGARGNIVLSPSGKLAVDMRNGQSPVIVYDPYSGNQLCTFTNGYYSYDQTTGSAAISPDDKRIVYYTSEKDTSGRSVHCYDITTGAKIWSRHQLNHDFATFRFSSDGKQIFAVGFGFNQRLYVFNADTGESIREHELPQTSQAAQATFNPTGTEVALPFDDSIIFASLADGKELRRATSPAQRVERLSYLGDDRLASVGADKAIRIWNVTRAELLGAISFSGDGKEWAFIHPSGRFEATPGFQEQMYFIQGTTKVPLSAYFESYHTPGLIGQIMAGETIAAPTIQLKDLTEPPKVFLALAGSTRNLTVEDAPEEVTSEQASLRITAQSEQSKISEIRLYHNGKLVESRTRNLTVEDDVPDIATGKAGRTETIAVTLLPGENTFRAVALNEQRTESAPALLSIDYKAPTSASPATAALTGRDGGGMQLHLLVIGVNTYRNPKYNLNYAVPDATAVRDLVQKNATGIFTKVNVTTFFNDKATRSAILESFTTIAQQSGPRDVFVFYFAGHGVMSSDAKPEFFLAPYELTQLYGADEQLRAKAISSAELLAASAKISAQKQLFLLDACQSAGALQTVAMRGASEEKAVAQLARASGTHWITASGSEQFATEFEKLGHGTFTYALLEALGGKADNGDGRITVNELKAYLETQVPELTKLHKGTPQYPASYGFGQDFPLSVISKN; encoded by the coding sequence ATGCTTCGCTCACTCCGTCTCTGCGCGTTATTCTTCACCCTGCTGCCCTGCCTGCTCTCCGCCGACGAAGCCGACATCCCACGCCTCGTCTTACCCACGCCCCACGGCGAATCCGTCTATCACATGACGACGATGCCCGATGGCCGCTTCGCCATCTCCGGCACGCAATCGGGCCAGCTGAAACTCTGGGATGTTTCCACCGGCACCGAATTAAAAACCATCACCCTCGGCCTCGCCTCCGAAAAACGCCTCCTCGCGATTCTCGTCCGCAACGCGGCGCAGATATACGCCGTCACCTCCGATCGCGTCGTCATCTTCGAAATCCCCACGCTCAAAATCCTCAACACGATCGAGAGCCGGCGTGAAATTCTCCACGCAGAAGTCTCGCCCGACGGCGAATCGCTCTGGCTGGGAAGTTCCAGTGATCAAAAAAACATTCTTCAAGTCCTCCGCCGCGGACGCTTTCCCATTCGCGAAGTGATGGAGCGCGCGCGTCCCTCAGACTCCACCCGCGGCTGGGGTTTCCCCGAGGTGAGCCCCGACGGTCGCTACGCGATCATTACCGACTCGCACAAACACCCCACGGTTATTGTCCGCACCGAAGACGCACAGGTTGTCCACACGCTGCCGAGAGGAACCGCGATTCCCAATGTCGCCGACAGCGGTCGCGCCGGGGCCGGTTGGACAGCCGACAGTCGCCTCGTCATCTCGCGCGGGATGGGACCCGACGGGAAACAAAACCTCATCGAGATCATCAACCCCGACAGCCTTCAAGTGGAGTGGTCCACGGAACTTAAAACCGAATCTCCCTGGCAAGGCTTCGCCCTCCAGGATCACGGACGCCCCGGCGATCCGTTGATCTTCAAATCCATCGAACGCTTTTTCTTCCTCGATGGCACCACGATCGACGGCCCGTACGCGTCGTCGGGATTTACGGTAAGCCAGCTCGCCACGGTCGACTCTCGTTTCGTTGTTTGCTCAACAACGCAACTCGATCCCCAAACCAACGCGTCCACCACGCAGCTCCGCAAATTCGACCGCGCCCGAGGATCGTATTCTTCACCGTGGTCTCCGCCGGTGCACCAGACCACTCTCTTTGCAGCCTCGTCGCGCGCAGACACAATGTTCGTCACCGGTCACGGCGGTGGCCGGCTTCTTCAACTCGATCGCGGCGGCCTCCGCATCACATACGTGCCCATCCGCAAAATCTACGACGCGCTTTTCGCACCCGACGGCCAGTCGGTGATCTTCAACGGCGGTGAACACGATGACCGCACGAGCGGCATCATTTCCCTCAACCGTCCCGATCAGCCGCGTCTATCGAAGATGCCCTTCGAAAGCGTGAGCCGCGGAGCCCGCGGCAACATCGTGCTGTCTCCTTCCGGCAAGCTCGCAGTCGACATGCGCAACGGCCAGTCGCCGGTTATCGTTTACGATCCTTACTCGGGTAATCAGCTCTGCACCTTCACCAACGGATACTATAGCTACGATCAAACCACCGGCTCCGCCGCCATCTCGCCCGACGACAAACGCATCGTCTATTATACCTCAGAGAAAGACACCTCCGGCCGCTCTGTACACTGCTACGACATCACGACCGGCGCCAAGATCTGGTCGCGCCACCAGCTCAACCACGACTTCGCGACTTTCCGCTTTTCCTCCGACGGCAAACAGATTTTCGCCGTCGGCTTCGGCTTCAATCAAAGGCTCTACGTGTTCAACGCCGACACCGGAGAAAGCATTCGCGAGCACGAGCTGCCTCAAACCAGTCAGGCCGCCCAGGCCACGTTCAATCCAACCGGCACCGAGGTCGCGCTTCCTTTCGACGACAGCATCATTTTCGCGAGCCTCGCTGACGGCAAAGAACTCCGCCGCGCCACTTCGCCTGCGCAACGCGTCGAAAGATTGAGTTACCTTGGCGACGACCGGCTTGCGAGCGTCGGCGCAGATAAAGCGATCCGCATTTGGAACGTCACCCGCGCCGAACTCCTCGGCGCGATCTCATTCTCCGGCGACGGAAAAGAGTGGGCCTTCATTCATCCATCCGGCCGGTTCGAAGCGACGCCAGGATTCCAGGAGCAGATGTACTTTATCCAAGGCACGACGAAAGTTCCGCTCTCCGCGTATTTCGAATCCTACCACACGCCGGGCCTCATCGGCCAGATCATGGCAGGCGAAACCATCGCCGCGCCAACGATCCAACTCAAAGATCTCACTGAACCGCCCAAAGTCTTCCTCGCGCTCGCCGGTTCCACGCGAAACCTGACCGTCGAAGACGCGCCCGAAGAAGTCACCAGCGAGCAAGCATCACTTCGCATCACGGCCCAAAGCGAGCAGAGCAAAATCTCCGAGATCCGCCTCTACCACAACGGCAAGCTCGTCGAGTCCCGCACACGCAATCTCACCGTCGAAGACGACGTACCTGATATCGCCACGGGCAAAGCCGGTCGCACCGAAACCATCGCTGTCACACTTCTCCCCGGAGAAAACACCTTCCGCGCCGTCGCTCTGAACGAACAACGCACCGAGTCCGCCCCGGCACTTCTTTCCATCGACTATAAAGCCCCCACATCCGCCTCACCTGCCACCGCCGCGCTCACCGGCCGCGATGGCGGCGGCATGCAACTCCACCTGCTCGTCATCGGCGTGAACACGTACCGGAATCCCAAGTACAACCTCAACTATGCCGTTCCCGACGCCACCGCCGTCCGCGACCTCGTCCAAAAAAATGCCACCGGCATTTTCACCAAGGTCAACGTCACCACCTTCTTCAACGACAAGGCCACCCGCTCCGCCATCCTCGAATCGTTCACCACCATCGCGCAGCAATCCGGCCCGCGCGACGTCTTCGTCTTCTACTTCGCCGGCCACGGCGTGATGTCTTCCGACGCCAAGCCCGAGTTCTTCCTCGCTCCTTACGAACTTACCCAACTCTACGGCGCCGACGAACAGCTCCGCGCCAAAGCCATTTCCAGCGCCGAACTTCTCGCCGCCTCCGCAAAAATCTCGGCGCAAAAACAACTCTTCCTCCTCGATGCCTGCCAGTCCGCTGGCGCTCTCCAAACCGTCGCCATGCGCGGCGCCTCCGAAGAAAAAGCCGTCGCCCAACTAGCCCGCGCCTCCGGCACGCACTGGATCACCGCTTCCGGCTCGGAACAATTCGCCACTGAGTTTGAGAAACTTGGTCACGGCACGTTCACCTACGCGCTCCTCGAAGCGCTCGGCGGCAAAGCCGACAACGGCGACGGCCGGATCACCGTCAACGAGCTCAAAGCCTACCTCGAAACGCAGGTCCCCGAACTCACCAAGCTCCACAAAGGCACGCCGCAATACCCCGCCAGCTACGGCTTCGGGCAGGATTTCCCCCTTTCAGTCATTTCAAAAAACTAA